DNA from Aliarcobacter skirrowii CCUG 10374:
TACCCCATATAAACCTTGAACATAATCAAATTTTATTTTTCCTTTATCTCCACCAGCAACTATAAATATTAAATTATCTTTTTCCACATCATTAGATAATTGAGTTAAGCCTTCAATCTGAAAAATATCATCTGTATTTTTATGTTCAAAAAAATTTACTAATTCTTTTATCCATTTTTCTTTGCTTGTTTTAATTGTAAAAAATTTTAATTGTGTAATATAATCTTTATAATTTATAAATCTTACGGTTATACTTTTAAAAAATTCTTTTGCTTTGTCTATATTTATTATATTATTAATGTCTTCATCATATGCTATCTCATATCTTACTTTATTAAATCCTGGATAAACTGATATATAATATTTATTGCCATCTAAATCTAGAAAACTTTCAAATCCTTCTGTACTACTGTAAGCATTTTCAGGATTTAGAAGTATTTCTTCATCTGGAGAATGAACATGTACACTGCATAAGACAGTATTATTATACTCAACGACTAAATAACCATCATTTGGAATAGCATCAATAGTGTCTTCTAAAAAAAAATCTTCTTCTTCCAAAATCCCCCCTACTAAATTAATTTTTTCTCTTTTTTTCCATTTCTTCTACTTCTTCATTAGCAATAAATTCACCTTTAAAATATATTCCTTCTGGTTCAATTATAGTTGTATTTTTACTTTGTTTTATTTTTTCTAAATGTTTTTGATGAGAATCATCTGATGATACATTATTATGATATTCTCTTATTGCTTGTCTTAGTTGTTCATTCATCTCTTCATCAGTTGAAATATTTCCATCTTGGTCATATATTTTACCAATAGATTCATTTGATTGATTTTTTTCAACAACTTTTAGCTCTCCATTCTTTTCAATTTCTTCTTTTGCTCTTTTTCTATATTCATTATTTGAATGATTATTTATAATCCAAAGAAGATAATCATTTGGTACTTCACTCCATTTTTTACCTTTATATTTCCCAAAATTTATGTGAGTCATAAGATATTTATTATTCCAAGAGATAATTTTTAAAATAACAGCTAAGATAATTATAATAGGTACTATAACTTTCAAATATTCAATTATTGATTCCATAATAAGTTTCTCACTAATTTAACTTTATAGCCATACCCTGCATATATACAACAGACTTATGAACTGTTTCAACTTTTGAATCTTTAACACCAACTACATGAGAAGTTGAGCTTGAGCTTGATGATAAACTTATTATTCCATCTGCTTTCAAACTAAAAGCAACTTTGATTAAATTATACTTTGCATTTTCATAATTTACTCCAGAAACTTCTATCAATCTTATTGATTGATAATCTACATTTTCAGGAACGAAATTTAATATTGCTAACTCTTTATTATATATATTTAGCATCTTATCTTCTAAGTATTCATTATAAGCTTTTCTACTTCTTTTTCCTATTGAAGTTACGAATAAATATAGATATATTAAATATCCTATAATCAAAGCACCAAATAATAGATTATATTCTGTAAAATATATTGCAACAACTATCCCAAGATAGACAAGATTATATATAGGATTAAATCCTAATAAAAAACTATTTTTAAAAGCATAATAAGTGTTATTTATCAATACACTATTTCTTATCTCTTTTGTGTCAATTTTCTTAAGATTATGCTTCTTTCTATTGTTTTGTATAATCTCTTTTTCATTTAAGTTTTCCATATTTTCTCCTTGTATTTATTTTATATTGCTCTTAAAGTTTGAGGTACTAAAACATGAGATGAGATATATTTACCTAAATCATTACAATAATCACTAATGAAACTATCATTATCTATAAAATTTATAAGTTTGTTACTATCAAAACTAATAAAATCTTTTAGTATTTTTTTAGAAAAACCTTCTAATAAAATTCCTTCTTTATAAAATTTTTCTTTTTCAATAATAGGACAAAAGTAATCTTTTAAATATGGTTTACAAATTATTTGATTATTTGTTTCATCAAATCTTGCTTTACAACTTATTCCATCCTTAAAATCAAAGTATTTTCTAAAAGAAGTGTTTTTTTGCATAATTTGATCAATTTTAAAAAATATATGAGTTTTATCAGAATATTTTTCTAAATAAAAATCTCTAGGTAAACAATTTTCTAATTCTAATACTTGTAATATATAATATCCTATTTTATAATTTAAATTATTTTGTTTTTTATACTTTTTATCTATGTCAACAACTGCTTGTGCTGTATCTCCATATTTAGTTTGAGAAGGATACCTTTTATCACTATCTAACAAACATAAACAAAAACTATCTCCTTCTGTATAAATATTTTCGTACTCTTGATTTATAGTATTACCTCCTCCTCCTCTTTTAGTGTAGATGATTTTAAATGAATTTAAATTATTTTTTGATTGATAATATTTTACAAATATTTCATAAATAGGTATATCATCACTATTTTCTCCTAAAAGAATTGTTTTTTGAATTGAAGATGTATCTAAAAATTTACAATATAAAATATTTCTATATTCGATTCCATCTTCTATATAAAGTTTCTCTTCATTTTCAACAATATTTATTATTAAATTAAAAAATAATTTAATATTTATTAAATTATTTGGTTTAGCATGATATTTGTAATGTAACAATAATTTTTTAGTATGTTCTGAAATATCATCATCATTTAGTAATTCATTTACTTTCTTAGGTGCTATACAAATAATATGTTTAGATTCATTGTATGCAATCATTATGTTGTCAAAAAATTTATAAAAATCATTAATATGACTTCTACTATCAATTAATTTATCAGTTATATTTAAAACCATTCTTATATCTCATAAAGAAGGTTGAAAGAAACCTAAAGGCCAATTTACAAGATTTCCTTCTTCATTATAATTTGCTAGTCTTATGTTAGTTGGTTGTTCTTCGGATTTTTTATCAAAAATTACTATATTTATTTGATCATGATTTATATCTTCTTCTATAATTAAATCTCCTAAAGTATTTATTATAACATCACTATGTGTTTCAATAATAATTCTTAAATCTATATTATTCTTTTTTGAATATTTTAAAACTTGAGCTAACATATTTGTAAATTTTCCCTGGAATTCTGGGTGTAAATGTAATTCTGGTTGTTCAATTACAATAATTTTTTGTATATTATTCAATCCTATTCTTCTATTAATGTCATGCCTTGTAGATGAATACCATAATTGGGTAAGAACTGGTAAAATTTGTGAATATCCAAATCCCATATCAGATAAATTTATTTCTATTCCATCAACAAGAGACACTTTGATAGAATAATGTCCTCCTAGTTTAGAAATAGTCACAAAAAAATCAAAATTCTTTTTTGTCCAATCTTGAAATTCTTTTATTTGTTTTTCACTTAAACTATCTAAAAAAGATGGTAGATTAGTCCCATTTTGATCAACCTCTTTTACTGATAAATGTTGTATCCTATAATATCTTTCTGCTGTTGCTCTTAATGGAGCTATATACTTAACATTTAAAAATGTTTGTTTAAAATAAATTGAAATAGGTAAAATAAATTTATCTATAAAATTATATAAAACTATTAAATTCTTTAATTCATGGAAATCTTTTGTATCTTTTATAAAAGTTATTTTTGATACTTTAAAAACTTCTTCATTTAATATTCTTAAAATTTCTTCATCATCAATAATTTTTATAGATTGTACTTTTGATATTATATTTTCTAATGTATTTTTCTTTTCCGAATCAATTAATTCACCTAATTTTTCTTTATCAATTTTTTCAATAATTTGCCTAAGTTCTTCAGGATTAATGTCTCCAAGAAATTTTGATATCATTTCTTCAAAATTTGATTTTTTCTTTAAAATATCTCTATTATGAATATTATATTTATTAGTTATTTTTATTATAAAATCTCTAATTTTTTCTGTAATAATTTTTTCAAATCCGATTCTATGTTCATTATTATATTTATAAAAATCAAATACAAAATCATCTCTATCAAAAAATTTAATATTATCTTTTATATTAATGATTTCTTCATTATTAATAATTAATTTACCTAATTTATTTTCAGAATGATTAATTTCTAAAATTATATTATTATTTCCAAGTCCATATTGCATCTGCTTTATAGACAATAAATCTTTTTTATCTTGTTCAAAAACAATATTAAGCTTTATATCAAAAAGTTCATTTTTTTTATATATAAAATTATTTCTATTGCTATAATCTGCTCTATAAGAATATTTTTTAACTTCATCAAAAATATTCTTATCAAATACAAACCCTAATTCATAATTATCATTATTATCTCCTTTATTAAAATTTGGTTTTATATCTTCATATGTTCCAAAATCTATATAATTACCGTAAAGTAAAATTGGACTTCTAGTTTTTTCTTCAAAACTCTGTTTTAACATTGGAAATGTTCTTAAAAAAGAACTTTTCCCTGAACTATTCCTACCAATAAGTATAGTTATAGGTTTTATATCAATATAATCCATATCTTTAAAGCTTCTAAAATTCTTAATTTTTATTTTCATGCATTTCCTTTATTTATTCTACACTTTAGTTACAATATTTTGTATTTCTAAATACAATTCTTCTATAACTTTAAAATCATCATTTTCTAACAAAGCTCTTTCTCTCTTATTTTCCCCAATATTTATAAAATTAGCATTATCTATATTATCAGAAATTGTCCACTTTTGCTTTTCCGAATCAGCTACTGTAATAAATGTTTGGGTGTCTTTTGGAGAGTATTCTTGTATAAACTTAATAATTAATTTTCTATTATCATCTTCTATATCTTCATTAAAAATTGCATCAAGTAAAAATGGCAATCTATGTACATAGGAGTTTTTTTCAATAAATTTATTAAAGGCAAAGTTATATGCTAAATATACCTTATGATTTTCAACTCCTTGTGTAGGGAATTGATAAGAATTATATAAAGTTAAGAATTTTGAAGATTCAAATAAATGTTTATTTTTAACTTCTAATATATTTAAATATCTTCTAAATAAGTTTTCAAACTCTTTATCTTTATCTAACCTACTATTTCTTAAATCATTATCTGTTTTATAGTTTTTTAGTTTTATTAAAATTTCATTAAGGCTATTTTTTGCTTGTTGTTTTTTTAAATCAATATTTTTTAATATTTCTAAATTTGATTTATTTGTTATCCAATTTTTAAAGCTAACTTCTTCTTTCTGATATTCTTGTACTACTTGATATTTCCTACTCAATTCTAATTTTGTATTTTCTATTTTTTTATACATTGAATCTATTTGACTTTGAATATCTTTGATTTTTTCATCTGCTTCTTCTATTTGAGAAAATGTGTCATTTATATCTTGATGATAATTATATATGTTTTCTAGTTTTGGATTAAGTTTATTTTCACAAACAGGACACTTACCATCTTCTGGATTTTGTTTTAATTGATTATTTTTAACTTTAGTAAGAATTTGCTTTCTAGTTTTATAATAACTTAAAGCATTTGATAATTCTAGAACTTTATCTTGAAATTTTTTTAAATCATTTTGTCCTTTTGTATATTCTTCAAGATACTTTTTTGCCTGTTCCATAAATTCTTCATCTGCAAACTTTGATACTTTAAATGAATTGTTTTTAAGTTCAAAATTTTCATAAAAATCCAACTCTTTTTTATAAGAAATTTTATCTTCTTCTAATTTTCGTTTTTCTTCTCTATTTTCTGGATTATCTATTCCCAAGTAATAATCAAGATAATCGAATTTAAAATTTTTATAATATTGCAAATTTTTGAAAGAACTTCTAAGGCTAATCCAGCCCATATCTTGAGAAACATAATAAGGTAAATACATAACTTCAATAGGAGCCGCATTAAAAACTCCATTTCCTTCAAGTTTTAACTTAAAATTAAAAAGGTTATTAATAAATTCTTTAAGTTTAATATGTTCTACAGATAAATCCGAATTAATTCCATAAAACTTTTCGATTTTTTTATCATGTTTTACATAAAAATTATTTTCATCTCTAATAAAAATATATTTACTACCATTAATAGTACAATCTAACCTAAAGATTAATTTATTATTTAAAATATCTGATAAATTATTACTCACATCATTTATTCCAATAGAATAAAGAAGGCTTTGAATTAATGTACTTTTACCAGAGGTATTTTTTCCATGAATTACATTTAAACCATCTTCAAATTTAAAATAAGAGTATTTTCTATTTCTTTCATTAATTATAATTAGACTATCAAATCTTAGTATTTTTTTCATATTATTCCTTTACAAATAGTTCAACAAAAGCTGCATATATTGTTGCTTTCAATTGAACAGGTGTTAATGTAGTATTTTCCTTATCAATAAAATTATCTAAAAGAATTTTTAATCCTTCATAATCATGAAAAAAATGTAGATTTGGTACCTCATTTTCGACAAATTTATATATTTTAATATGTTCAACTTGTTTTAAATCTTTGAATAAATCAAAACTATTGTTAAAAGAACGTGAAAATTCTTCTTGCTCATTATATGGAATATTCATTGCACTTACTATGTCATCTTTTTTACTTCTCCATAAATTAAATGCTTTTTGCTTTGTGTTAATTATATTTAAAACTTCATTTATTTGATTATTATCTATTCTCTTGCTTTTATCATTTATTGATACATTATTATTTTGATTGAAAGTTAACTCTATCTTTCTAAATAAACTTAAAATAGTTTCTACTGCTGATTGTGGTGATATTACTTTATCATTAAAAACTTCTATAAATTTACCAACTAATTGATTTTTTTGTCCATTAGCATCAGTACTTAATGGAATATATTTAAATTTTAAACACTCTAACTCTTCTATGTGTTTATTTTCAATAAAACTTTTAATCTTTTTTTTGGCTTCTTCTTTTAATTCAGAATAACTTATTAATTTTCTTCTTTCATTAGCTACTTCTTTTAAAATATCTATTTCTCGATTTGAAATAAAATGTAAATTATGAAAATATGAATCACATTTTTCAATATCATCTGTTCTCAAATCCATTCCTACATTAAGTATTTTTATAATTATTTCTTCAAAATCTTTATTTCTTATAGTCCATTTTTTAGTTGATTTTTTTGCTTGATAGGTTTCAATTTTATTAATTATTTCATCTTTATTCATATAAACAAATAAAAAATCTTCATAATGCTCTAAACATATAAAATATTTAGAATCTTTTATATCATTATACTGTTCTAATAAAATATATAAAGCACAATGTTTCTGAAATTCATATCCACTAGAGCCTTCAACTCCACTATTTGAATATTTATTCTTAGCCACTAAAGATTTCCCCCTAATAAATTAATTTTTATTTAGCTAATTCATCCTCTATTAAATCAGCTTTGATTTTATAATAGTAGTATTCTTGTCTTTTCGGTGTCAATTTTTTAATATTATCAGTTAATTCTTTTTCATAGTTAATTATCGATTTGTTAGATAAATTATCTTCTTTAATTCCAAATAATATCCAATTAGTAGATAATTGATTTTCTAATATTATTTGATGCACTATTTCAAATGTTTCAAATTGTAAGCTATTTCTTTTAATTAAACCACTAAGTGTATTTTGTGCCATGTTAAGCATTTTTGCTACATCTGAATCATTCTTTATGTCAAGACTATCTTTTAGCCTATCAATTAAATCTCTAATAATTATCTTCATTTTTATCCTAATTATCTAATAAATAGATAAATATATTGACAAGTTCTAAAAATTAGATTATAATTATCCAATTATTAGATAAACTTACATTTATTTACATTTTAATCTTTAAGGATACCAAAATATCTATAAAAAAAGGATATTTTGGATTCTTTTTTATTTGTAAGTTTATTTAGTAGATACAAAAAGTTCTTTGAAAATTTATTGTTGAAGTATTTAAATAGTAAGAGAGATAGTATCAGGGGAGTGACTAATTCCCCCTTTTATTAATATCTTAGTAACACTTTGTAGCGAATACCAAGAGTATTAAAAGTAATACTATCAATTTGAACTGCATTAAAAACTCCTTTCATTAAGAATTCCCAATTCCCTAGAGTTCACTCTTGCTAACCACCCAGCAAAAAAAAAGGTAAAGCCGTTAAGCTCTACCTTTCATACTTCTTAACTAGTGAGTAGTCATCTCACAAGAGAAATTTTAATGCTTTTTTTTGTTCAAATCGATGTAATTATAGCATATCAAATAAAAAAAGTAAACTTAATGATACTTCAACAATAAATTTTCAATTGAACTTCATATAAATGTTTAGGAAAACTATTATGAACAAAAGCAAAACTTACAATAGCCAAAAAAAGTATCTTTTAGAGAGATTCAAAAGAAATCGAAAAGATTTTTTAAACCTTGAAAAAGATATTTACAAAGAGTTTCACAACTTATCACTAAACGAAGTTTTAGAACTAAAATCACAACTTAGCAGATTGAGCTTTCAAGTTAAATATTGCGCAAAAAAACTTGAGCAACATTTTAAAATATTTATAGACTTAGAAAAAAGAGCTTGAAATGGCTGTAGAGATAAAAATTCAACTCAATGATTTTGATTATATTGTGATTAGTGATTGCTTCACAAATGGAATTGACTTTAAAATGTATAGCAAAGCCGAAGATGGAACTATAAGAAAATTTACAGATGGTATTTCAGATAGCATGAAAATATCACAAAACAATCTAAACAGCTTTATTGTAGCTCTACAAAAAATCCAACACCTTACAAATCTTGATAAAGGACTTTAATATGAATGAAAAATTACTAACTAAAGAAGAGTTAGCTGTGAGGCTAAATATCTCTGCTTATGATGTAGATAAATTAAGAAAAGACAAACAAATGCCTTTTACAAAAATAGGAAGAGCATATAGATATGACTTAGAAAAAGTCCTAAATTTTATAAAAACACTATCTTCAACTAATGAAGGAAAAGAGAAATAAAATGAAACTTTTTGAGAAATATACTGTAAATGGTGATTTTACAAATTATAGTTTAAAAAGTATGCTAAAAGATTTAAATGTTGAGCAAAGTTTAATTAATCAAATCATTATAAGATACTCAACAAGCAACCTAACTAAAGAGTTTATAGAACAACTAAAAAAGCTAAAAGAAGATGAAAATCCTATTAACTTAATTTTACAGTTTTTTCTGATGGCTGATAAGATGAAACCCATCACTTGCGATAAAAAAACTCTCTCAAAACTTACAGGTCTAACTGAAAGAATGATAGATGAGAAAAGAAGAGCTAGACAAATTCCTTTTATACAACTATCTGGTGGTTCTGAAACTGGAAGAAAAATTATAGTTTATGATCCAGAAGAAGTATCAAACTATTTATTTAGAGAAAAAGTAAGAGTTATTGCATAATGAGTCTAAAAATAGTTAAGCCAAAAACACGCCCAGTTCAAATAGAACCTTGGTTTTTTAGATATTTAACAAATAATGAAATCAAAGTTGTTTCGGCTATTTTAACTTATGCAGATATGAGAGATAGAAGTAAAAACTCTTTTCCATCAAATCGAACAATTGCATTTTATTGTGGTTATGATTTGATTGAAAAGGGTAAAACACTTGAAAAATATGAAGCTTTGGAAACAGAAGAAGAGAAAAAGAAATTCAAAGAAAAACTTCTTAAATATGCAATAAATACAGTTAAAGCTACTAAAAGAGCTTTAATAGAAAAAGGTATTTTAAGAACTATTACAACTGGTAAAGCTGGAAAACAAACTACAGATCATATTTTAGATTTAGAGTGGAAAAAAGAGCAATACCTTAAAGAGCATGATGAGTTCTTTAATGAAAAAGAGTTACAAACTGAAGAAGAGCAAAATGATTTAGCACTAAATCAACTAGAAGAGTTAGTGCGACTTCAAAAAGAAGGAAATATAAGCAAAGAGAGTCTTGCAAAAAGATTACAACAACTTTCTAGCATGATAAATGCTGAAAATATAAATGAAGAGATACCAGGTGAAGATGTCGAAAAAGTTGCAAATCATATTATGAATAGCGACAAAGTTCAATCTCAAATTTTCAATGGGAAAATAGCAAATAAAGAGAGCTACCAAAAATCAATTATAAATCTTATGAAAAAAGGTGAATTTGTAGGTGCTAAAGAACATTATGAAGCTCTTAAAAATAAAGAAAAAGAAGAGATAGAAGCTCAACTTCACTTTAGTATTGAAGAGCAAGAAAAAACAATTCCATACAAAAAACAGATACTTACATTTAGAGAGCTTGAGAAAAAAGATGATTTATTCTTTAGCACATATATTTCAGAACATGGACAAATCTATAATTTCTTAGTTACAGATAAACAAATCAAATATTACTTACCAATCAAACAATATACAAAAGCTTCTAAAGAGTGGTTAGAAGAGTATCAAAGTAGAGCTTTAGCATTTATGGAAAAACACAAAATCAAAGATAAAGGAGAAGTTATGAATGTACCAGTCTCCACCTCATAATAAATAAACTAAAACAAGGAGGAAGTATTGCCAATACAAGAAGATATAAATTATTACATAGAAGAAATTAACAAGCTAGGCTTTGGAGATAAACTAAATCTTAGTGTTGCAGAAACTTCTAAAATTTTAGGAATAAGCAGAAGTCATTTACACTCTCTTATTCAAAAAAATATAGGTTTAGATTATTTAGAGTTAGGAAATAAAATTTTATTTCCTAAAAGATCAATTGCAGAATTTTTTGTCAATAAAAAGACTAAATCAAATATAAGGAGAAAAAATTGAACAAAATTATTTTAATAGGAAATCTTACAAGAGATTTAGAGTTGAAATACTCAAAAGATGGTTTGGCAATTGCCAATAGTTCATTAGCTATAAATGAATTTAGAGGAACTGAAAAAGAAAAAACCATTTTTATAGATATTTCATTTTTTGGAAAAACAGCAGAAAATGCAAACAGATACTTACATAAAGGTAGCCGTATTGCAATTGTTGGAAAATTGGATTTTCAATCTTGGGTTGCTCAAGATGGTACTAATAAAAACAAACATTCAATTATTGTTGAAGATGTTACATATTTAGACAAAAAAGAGTCTATAGATGAAGGAGAAAACAATGAATAAATATTTTTTTATTTTTGCATTTTTATTTTTATATATAGCACCAGATTTATATGCGAATAGTGCTTTGTTTAGTTCAGTTAACTCAAAAG
Protein-coding regions in this window:
- a CDS encoding DUF3820 family protein, coding for MESIIEYLKVIVPIIIILAVILKIISWNNKYLMTHINFGKYKGKKWSEVPNDYLLWIINNHSNNEYRKRAKEEIEKNGELKVVEKNQSNESIGKIYDQDGNISTDEEMNEQLRQAIREYHNNVSSDDSHQKHLEKIKQSKNTTIIEPEGIYFKGEFIANEEVEEMEKKRKN
- a CDS encoding AAA family ATPase, with protein sequence MKIKIKNFRSFKDMDYIDIKPITILIGRNSSGKSSFLRTFPMLKQSFEEKTRSPILLYGNYIDFGTYEDIKPNFNKGDNNDNYELGFVFDKNIFDEVKKYSYRADYSNRNNFIYKKNELFDIKLNIVFEQDKKDLLSIKQMQYGLGNNNIILEINHSENKLGKLIINNEEIINIKDNIKFFDRDDFVFDFYKYNNEHRIGFEKIITEKIRDFIIKITNKYNIHNRDILKKKSNFEEMISKFLGDINPEELRQIIEKIDKEKLGELIDSEKKNTLENIISKVQSIKIIDDEEILRILNEEVFKVSKITFIKDTKDFHELKNLIVLYNFIDKFILPISIYFKQTFLNVKYIAPLRATAERYYRIQHLSVKEVDQNGTNLPSFLDSLSEKQIKEFQDWTKKNFDFFVTISKLGGHYSIKVSLVDGIEINLSDMGFGYSQILPVLTQLWYSSTRHDINRRIGLNNIQKIIVIEQPELHLHPEFQGKFTNMLAQVLKYSKKNNIDLRIIIETHSDVIINTLGDLIIEEDINHDQINIVIFDKKSEEQPTNIRLANYNEEGNLVNWPLGFFQPSL
- a CDS encoding dsDNA nuclease domain-containing protein yields the protein MAKNKYSNSGVEGSSGYEFQKHCALYILLEQYNDIKDSKYFICLEHYEDFLFVYMNKDEIINKIETYQAKKSTKKWTIRNKDFEEIIIKILNVGMDLRTDDIEKCDSYFHNLHFISNREIDILKEVANERRKLISYSELKEEAKKKIKSFIENKHIEELECLKFKYIPLSTDANGQKNQLVGKFIEVFNDKVISPQSAVETILSLFRKIELTFNQNNNVSINDKSKRIDNNQINEVLNIINTKQKAFNLWRSKKDDIVSAMNIPYNEQEEFSRSFNNSFDLFKDLKQVEHIKIYKFVENEVPNLHFFHDYEGLKILLDNFIDKENTTLTPVQLKATIYAAFVELFVKE
- a CDS encoding helix-turn-helix domain-containing protein, which gives rise to MKIIIRDLIDRLKDSLDIKNDSDVAKMLNMAQNTLSGLIKRNSLQFETFEIVHQIILENQLSTNWILFGIKEDNLSNKSIINYEKELTDNIKKLTPKRQEYYYYKIKADLIEDELAK
- a CDS encoding helix-turn-helix domain-containing protein, encoding MNEKLLTKEELAVRLNISAYDVDKLRKDKQMPFTKIGRAYRYDLEKVLNFIKTLSSTNEGKEK
- a CDS encoding helix-turn-helix domain-containing protein, with amino-acid sequence MPIQEDINYYIEEINKLGFGDKLNLSVAETSKILGISRSHLHSLIQKNIGLDYLELGNKILFPKRSIAEFFVNKKTKSNIRRKN
- the ssb gene encoding single-stranded DNA-binding protein; this translates as MNKIILIGNLTRDLELKYSKDGLAIANSSLAINEFRGTEKEKTIFIDISFFGKTAENANRYLHKGSRIAIVGKLDFQSWVAQDGTNKNKHSIIVEDVTYLDKKESIDEGENNE